Proteins encoded in a region of the Triplophysa rosa linkage group LG6, Trosa_1v2, whole genome shotgun sequence genome:
- the c1ql2 gene encoding complement C1q-like protein 2 gives MVAALIIAIPLVLQTSVISAHYEMMGTCRMICDPYNPKKSTTALEVMQDLSGIPPSFAQGTRGEPGRPGKPGPRGPLGEPGPPGPRGPPGDSGRPGFTGVTSGTARTETGDAGPALGNVKIAFYVGLKNPHEGYEVLRFDDVVTNVGNHYDPTTGKFTCQVSGIYYFTYHVLMRGGDGTSMWADLCKNGQVRASAIAQDADQNYDYASNSAVLHLDSGDEIYVKLEGGKAHGGNNNKYSTFSGFILYPD, from the exons ATGGTCGCGGCGCTAATCATCGCGATCCCTCTTGTGCTCCAGACCTCCGTGATCTCAGCGCACTACGAGATGATGGGCACCTGCCGGATGATCTGCGACCCGTACAACCCCAAAAAGAGCACCACCGCGCTGGAGGTCATGCAAGACCTCAGCGGCATCCCGCCGTCCTTTGCGCAAGGGACCAGAGGCGAACCGGGACGACCGGGCAAACCGGGACCGAGAGGTCCACTTGGCGAACCTGGCCCGCCTGGTCCGAGGGGACCACCCGGAGACTCAGGAAGACCCGGATTCACCGGCGTCACGTCGGGGACGGCAAGGACCGAGACGGGAGACGCTGGCCCCGCGTTAGGGAACGTCAAGATCGCGTTTTACGTCGGTCTCAAAAACCCTCACGAGGGCTACGAGGTGCTCCGCTTTGACGATGTTGTGACAAACGTGGGAAATCACTACGACCCCACCACCGGCAAGTTCACGTGCCAGGTGTCCGGGATTTACTACTTCACCTATCATGTGCTGATGCGCGGTGGGGACGGCACGAGCATGTGGGCAGACCTCTGTAAAAACGGACAG GTGCGCGCCAGTGCCATCGCGCAGGACGCGGACCAGAACTACGATTACGCGAGTAACAGCGCAGTGCTTCATCTGGACTCCGGAGACGAGATTTACGTCAAACTCGAAGGAGGAAAGGCGCACGGAGGAAACAACAATAAATACAGCACATTCTCCGGCTTTATTCTGTATCCAGATTGA